The region ACGGTCTGCCGGCTGGTATCGACAACGAGATCAGCAACTTCACGGTACAAAGGGTCACGCACCTCAAACAGCTCTGCCAGGCGCTGCTTGGGATTGGCCGTCTGCAACAGCGGCCGGTTCTTGTCGTGTGCTGTGCGCAGGTAGAGGTCATCCACGCTGGCACGCAAATAGATGACCAGCCCGCCACGGCGTAGCGCGGCGCGGTTGTCCGGATTGAGCACGGCACCACCGCCTGTTGCCAGCACGATATCGGGCATGGTGGTCAATTCGGCAATCACGGCGCACTCCCGCGCGCGAAAACCGGTCTCGCCTTCCAGTTCAAAAATCGTGGGAATGCGCACACCGGTACGCGCCTCGATTTCATGGTCGGAGTCGTAGAAGGTTTTCCCGGTCGCGCGCGCCAGCGCCCGACCTACCGTGGTCTTGCCCGCGCCCATCAGACCGACAAGAAAGAAGTTGCCTGGCATTTTCATAATGATCAATTGTACAGAAGCCGGCGAGGCAAGGCACGCCGGATAAAACTGCACGCCGCGGAACCCACAGACAACAAAAAAGGAGAGCCGCAGCTCTCCTTTTTTGTTGTTACACCGACCGCTTAACGCAGGGTCAGATCAGATTGCAGAATCTTCGGTGTGATGAA is a window of Silvimonas iriomotensis DNA encoding:
- a CDS encoding shikimate kinase, with amino-acid sequence MKMPGNFFLVGLMGAGKTTVGRALARATGKTFYDSDHEIEARTGVRIPTIFELEGETGFRARECAVIAELTTMPDIVLATGGGAVLNPDNRAALRRGGLVIYLRASVDDLYLRTAHDKNRPLLQTANPKQRLAELFEVRDPLYREVADLVVDTSRQTVQHLTHQLLQQLEQKAYAHRQA